The proteins below are encoded in one region of Cucurbita pepo subsp. pepo cultivar mu-cu-16 chromosome LG10, ASM280686v2, whole genome shotgun sequence:
- the LOC111804504 gene encoding zinc finger protein ZAT11-like — MAAKRIRQEFEATDMAKSPMFISYGIESSNPIIPFQNASVFECKTCNRHFSSFQALGGHRASHKRPRTTAEDPKEAVDLKHKMHECGLCGQEFSSGQALGGHMRRHRVTAVPEKIPVLKRSGSRRIMCLDLNLTPLENDLKMLFGKMAPTVDLVL, encoded by the coding sequence ATGGCGGCTAAGAGAATCAGACAAGAATTCGAGGCCACCGACATGGCCAAATCCCCCATGTTTATCTCTTATGGAATTGAATCATCCAACCCCATCATTCCATTCCAAAACGCCTCTGTTTTCGAGTGCAAAACCTGCAACCGCCACTTCTCATCCTTCCAGGCTCTCGGCGGCCACCGGGCCAGCCACAAACGGCCCCGGACCACGGCGGAAGACCCCAAGGAGGCGGTGGATTTGAAACACAAAATGCACGAGTGTGGCCTCTGTGGACAGGAGTTCTCTTCTGGGCAGGCTCTCGGTGGGCACATGCGCCGCCACCGTGTGACGGCGGTGCCGGAGAAGATTCCGGTGCTGAAGAGATCTGGGAGTAGGAGAATTATGTGCTTGGACCTCAATTTGACGCCATTGGAGAATGACTTGAAGATGCTGTTCGGAAAAATGGCTCCAACCGTTGatcttgttctttga